From Carassius gibelio isolate Cgi1373 ecotype wild population from Czech Republic chromosome B21, carGib1.2-hapl.c, whole genome shotgun sequence, the proteins below share one genomic window:
- the LOC127986306 gene encoding betaine--homocysteine S-methyltransferase 1 — protein MAPVGSKRGVLERLGSGEVVIGDGGFVFALEKRGYVKAGPWTPEAAAEHPEAVRQLHREFLRAGSNVMQTFTFYASDDKLENRGNKLTFTGQQINEAACDLAREVANEGDALVAGGVSQTPSYLSCKSQDEVKKIFKKQIDVFIKKNVDFLIAEYFEHVEEAEWAVQVLKATGKPVAATLCIGPEGDMHGVTPGECAVRLVKAGADIVGVNCHFDPMTCVKTVAMMKAGVEKAGLKAHYMTQPLAYHTPDCSCQGFIDLPEFPFALEPRILTRWDMQHYAREAYKAGIRYIGGCCGFEPYHIRAVAEELATERGTLPEASEKHGMWGSGLEMHTKPWVRARARRDYWEHLKPASGRPLCPSMSTPDGWGVTRGHAELMQQKEATTAEQLRPLFQKSDAKH, from the exons ATGGCACCAGTCGGATCAAAGAGG ggtgtCCTGGAGCGCCTGGGCTCTGGTGAGGTGGTGATTGGAGACGGAGGGTTCGTGTTCGCTCTGGAGAAGAGAGGATATGTGAAGGCCGGGCCCTGGACCCCAGAAGCCGCAGCGGAGCACCCCGAGGCCG TGCGACAGCTGCACAGGGAATTCCTGCGCGCCGGGTCAAATGTCATGCAGACGTTCACTTTCTACGCCAGCGACGACAAACTGGAGAACAGAGGGAACAAGCTGACTTTCACT GGCCAGCAGATCAACGAGGCCGCCTGTGATCTGGCCAGAGAAGTAGCCAATGAGGGCGATGCTCTGGTGGCGGGCGGAGTCTCTCAGACACCCTCCTACCTCAGCTGCAAGAGCCAAGACGAGGTCAAGAAGATCTTCAAGAAGCAGATCGACGTCTTCATCAAGAAGAACGTGGACTTCCTGATCGCCGAG TACTTCGAGCACGTTGAGGAGGCTGAATGGGCCGTCCAGGTTCTGAAGGCAACAGGAAAGCCTGTAGCGGCCACCCTGTGTATTGGACCTGAAGGAGACATGCATGGAGTGACACCTGGAGAGTGTGCGGTCAGACTGGTCAAAGCGG GTGCTGATATCGTGGGTGTGAACTGTCACTTTGACCCCATGACCTGTGTGAAGACTGTGGCCATGATGAAGGCCGGCGTGGAGAAAGCTGGTCTGAAGGCGCATTATATGACACAACCGCTGGCCTATCACACACCTGACTGCAGCTGCCAGGGATTCATCGACCTGCCGGAGTTCCCCttcg CTCTGGAGCCGCGGATCCTCACACGCTGGGATATGCAACACTACGCCAGAGAGGCCTATAAGGCAGGGATCCGTTACATCGGCGGCTGCTGCGGGTTCGAGCCGTACCACATCCGCGCCGTGGCCGAGGAGCTGGCAACCGAGAGAGGAACCCTGCCAGAAGCATCTGAGAAACACGGCATGTGGGGCAGCGGCCTGGAGATGCACACCAAACCCTGGGTCCGAgccag GGCCCGTCGTGATTACTGGGAGCATCTGAAGCCGGCGTCCGGTCGCCCGCTGTGTCCGTCCATGTCCACTCCTGACGGCTGGGGGGTCACCAGAGGTCACGCTGAGCTCATGCAGCAGAAGGAGGCCACGACCGCGGAGCAGCTGCGTCCACTCTTCCAGAAATCTGACGCCAAACACTGA